The Chelonoidis abingdonii isolate Lonesome George chromosome 11, CheloAbing_2.0, whole genome shotgun sequence genomic interval AACGAATGTGTCAGGCTCCAATTTCAGACTTCCGGATACACGCACGTTGAGTCCTGATTCTATGGTTTTGTGTTTGACGCCGTGGCTACACAATAAAGCTGAtgttggtgcagctgcagcactgctattacagcagcaaagagtcctgtggcaccttatagactaacagacgtttcggagcatgagctttcatgggtgaataccttcTTTGTCAGAATACCCActtcccacgaaagctcatgctccaaaatgtctgttagtttataaggtgccacaggactctttgcttcttttacagatccagactaacacggctacccctctgatacttgactgctATTGCAGACGCTTTCAGCCAATAGGAGAGATCTCTCCCATCTTGAGTTTATTAGTCCAGCCCCCGCAAGGGGTGGtggctatgttggcaggagaagttTTCCTGCTGATATAGCACTatctacacagggggttagggctgtgtaactgtgttgctcagcagtgtgcatttttcacaccccttagcGATAGTTATCCCGATAAATGTCTttaatgtagaccaggctttagttTTCTCTTGTGTTTTATGCGTTTAAATTACTTCTCTACCTTCTCCTACTTTGTGAGATTAAAAAGTGTGACGAGAGGTATTTTTCTCCATGATGCAAACATTCCCACATAGGAGACACCTTCCACCAACACGCATGGCAGAAGAACCAGAGATGTATGAACACTCAGAAGTGTTGGGACCTACGTTGGGACAAACCACAACTTGAGCCAAGGTTCAGTTGTTGGCAATGtggattaaaagaaaactaacatgTATGACAGGAATTGGTGATCTTTGAATATATTATTGTtaccaattaaaatgaaattataggtGAAGTTATTGGTTAAAGAATGAGAGACTAATTGTGTGATGatctgaattattttggaaaactgaaagttgtctttgtcgtagcttcctactcagatttgaaccttagcattcataaactgagaagctagcatgaaccctctaagcttaattaccagcttagatcggatatcgctgccaccagccaaggattccagggcttggctccctctggtctcccaaaaccttctctgggggaccccaagactcagaagccctgagtcttaccacaaagggaaataacccccctccccttgtcttctctttacttcctccccaggcttcccctccgtgggttatcctggaagattactgtacttaaactccttgaattacaaaacagagagggcaatttaccttcccccctccttctttttccccctcccagtctttccctgagagagaccgtaatcctggcacagggatttctatcccctagagcctcacttagaaaagaaaatccaacaggttttaaaaagaaaagctttatataaaaagaaagaaaagacataaaaatgctctctgtatcaagataacaatatacagggtcaattgcttaaaagaaaaatatgaataaacagccttattcaaaaagaaatacaatttaaacatcccagcaactacacacatgtaaatacaaaaaaacaataaaagcctattgtttttctacctttgtactcacaacttggaaactgaagattagaagcttgaagatagaaagatccctctcatagccgagagacagacaaaagacacacacaaagggacacacacccaaacattccctccctgagcttttaaaaatccggtttcctgattggtcctctggtcaggtgtttggttccctttgttaaccctttacaggtgaaagaaacattaacccttagctatctgtttatgacagtcttgTTTTTTGTTAGTCGTACAGGAAATGATGGCTAATCTTGAaaagttaatttgatttaatttaccCCCTGTAGTGTAAGGAATTCTGATCGAAAACGTCACTCCAAAGGTTGAGGTGGGGGAATGTGTGTGAGAAAGTGTGTATAAGAGAATATTGGCTCAGTatagattttaatattttgtgttttcaaaTAGAACTAACTTTGCTTAGTTTCAAACTCAATTTCTAGTCAGAGGAAAGCTACTTGAGGAAATAAATTGTGTAAGTTTTTACCCACTTAAACTGTAGGGGTCACTGTCTTCCCCACTTCTCTAATTTGCAAAGGAAAGGCATGACCTCTGTCATAGGATGTCCAGCATGTAGGAAAGCTGCACTCATCAACAATCAATATAAAGCAAAAGGTTGAAATCCATTACCTTTCAGGTCAATAAGCCATCTAAAGGCTGGTCTGTGCTGAAAAGCTATATTGGCAGAGccacatctctcaggggtgtgaaaagtctTCTCCACTGAGAGAAGTAGTTAATGTGACCTGAGCCCCACTGTAGACAGTGTTAGGTTGTCAGAAGACTTTTTCCGGTGTTTGAAGTGTAGACGCAGCCTTAGACAGCTTAATCCCCTCTGGAAAGCGAGTCATGACATCAATTCCAATTTTGATCCATCTTCCTGTGTGTGAGAAAGCTCCTAGtatggagggctgagccactgtcCTATCGCCTGCTTCCTCAACTGTAGCTACAGGTTTTAGTACCCATCAATTGAAAGACTGGGAGAAATGTTGAATTCCAACCATTGTCATTTTAGTATTTTATtgttcctctctctgttttttgtgCTGGCCTGTCTGTTATATCAGGATGTGAGTGTATAGCTCAGTGCATATGTGACATTGGTGCCAATTAGCAAGGGGTCACTGTTTGTCACAAGCAGCTCCTGTCTCAGTCCTGACAAACTCACCACACCTAATACACTGCTTTTATGATATTTTTCCAGGAGGCATAGCAGTGCGATCTCTACTGAAAGCTTGTAAATTATTTATACTCCTAATCATCGTGAGAACTGTGTACGAGTCATATTTAAGGAGTAATTTGAGTACATGGAAAATGATGCCAATATGGTATTGTTGTGAAAGTGAATCACCCCAATCATAGGTCTTGGTGGGGTTGGCCCTTTCAAATGGGAGGGAATTGACACCCGTCCCTTGCGGGCCAGTTATGTGATGTTTTGCTCCATTGTCAACCTTTGCACCAACCCAGAAAAGCCAATGGAAAAGCATCAAAGACAAACTATAGATATTGAAACCCTGTGGAAGTGCCAAGGACAATATGAAAATGAGGAGATTGTCCTTTCtgtcaataaaagaaaaaagactgaTTCAGATTATGACAGAGTGGAGAAAAACACTCTGGGTCTATTCACCAAGGAGATTCCTAATGACCAGTGGTGCTTCATGAAAGGCAGGGCCGTGGCTCCTAGGGACTAGCAATCAGTGAAATTGACTGAAGGGTGAGGTGAGAATCTACTTAGATAGAAAAGGTAACTATTAAAAAGTGTAGGTtgcattttctgattttgtttagtTGGTAATGGTTGGTTTCCAGCACTtgcatttatttgtttaaatttctATCTGTCGTTAAATAAATTTTTGCTTGTTCGATAACTATACTCAAGTGCCGCGTGAGATACAGTAGCAGAGGTCCACAGTAAAACTAGTAACCTGGGATACCTTGAGAAGAGGGGATCTGGGATTTCACTGAGTATCTGGTGATCCGGGCTGGATCCCAGAGGGTGACACATTGAAGGAACTCAGGTTATGATAGCTACTGTAGCTCAGAGGAGGGTCCTTGAGTTGCAGCAGTCTGGGTGAGTTTGGTCACTAACATCCAGCTGCCAAACGCAAAAGTCCTTCTTCCTTGTGGCAGATGGCAACAAGGAGACTCTCAGCCCTCAGCACCCTGAGAAGGGTCACAATGTGTCTTTATGTTGATCCACCTGTTGGATCCACACAGGGAAAGCTCCCTATAGCATAAAACTCTGTCCTATGAAATCATGGAACATGTGCTCTTCACTCTGTGAAAGCATGTAAAGAATTCAAGCACTGGAGGACAGGATTtgggtccaaagtgacctagacaaattggaggattgggcaaaagaaatctgaggaggttcaacaaggagaagtgcagagtcctgcacttaggaaggaagaatcccatgcactgctacagactggggaccgactgagtgagaggggatttgatagcagccttcacctacctgaaagggggttccaaaaaggatggagccaTGCTGTTCTCAGTAGTTGCAGATGATAaaataaggagcaatggtctcaagttgcagtgggggaggtctaggttggatactaggaaaaactgtttcattaggagggtggtgaagcactggaatgggttacctagggaggtggtggaatcttcatccttagctgtttttaagacctggcttgacaaagccctgggtgggatgatttagctgaggactggtcctgccctgagcagggggttggactagatgacctcgtgaggtctcTTCtgaccctaatcttctatgattctaagtagcTGGAAGTGGTCcccaaatgtttctttttgttcagatgctgggaatgggcgataggggatggatcacttggtgattacctgttctgttcattccctctgatgcacctggcattgaccactgttgcaagacaggacactgggctagatggaccattggtctgacctagtatggctgttcttttgttttaTGTACAGGAATGAGGCTCTTACAAAGCAGaaatgggaggagggagttttAGAGAGAGATGTGTTCAAACACAGTGAGACTTGATGTATggaagaaataagaagtgatccCCAGCTCCTTCTCCAAAGCCTCAGGTGGGGATTAGCTGGCAACAGCTGCGGCTGCTGCTCTTGAGAGAAGTGGTACATGCTGTCTGCCTGTGGGTGCAGCCCCCCAGCTGGTTCTCCTGGGGAAGATGGTGAGTTGCTGTGCAGGGATGCTGCACCAGCTGGGGTCTGAAATATGAACAGAGATCTAAGGACTCTACACTGGCCTCAGTAGTAATAAGCTCGATAGCATTCATCACCATACaaattttgacaggtttccatgccccttttagggcttatgtcccgccttcccaccccccatttccGTTGGCGTGAAAGTATGGCGCCgtcagccattttgaaaaaatatgtgCGTATATGTGTTTGAGTAGGGGAAGTGTGTATGTTTGTGCTTGGGTACATGAAgagaaaaaggttaaaaggaGAATGTGAGTGGAAAAAAAGAGAGTTTGAGTAaggtttaaaggaaaaaaaaatttgaaagaagagagagaagttattgaagaaaagaggctggttatgaaagaatagaaagagaagaaaaaataaagcagtGTTTGTTTTACTGAACACATGTAGAGCGAGACATCCTACCCCTACAAGTGTTGGTAGTGAAATGAAAGCTGTTCTGGGGGGTGAGGCTAGGGAGCTAGCCCCTCCTTTTGGTGGACCAATCAGAGATGGTATTTACAGTTAGGTCACAGAACACAGTTGTTAAACCAATCCTAGAGTCCCAAGATTTTAAACAAGAGCCTTTTAGAAACGAGCTATTGTTTACCAATGAACATGTGTTCTTGTGTATAAAAACACGTAGTTTTGCAAGTGATGTTTTTAAAACAGGGAGCCTAAACACAAAGACATGTCCATGTACAAGATGCCTACAGAAGCCAAGAAGCCGGAATTGCCCCAGGGTACACCAATCCGTGTTCAGAAGAGAAGACCTCTTTACAGTTATTTTGCCAACGAGAAAGGGTTGTTGCTGAGCCCTACATTTTATCCTGAAATAGAACCGAAAAAAGAGGAAGACTTTATGGAGCCACAGccatttgtaaaagaaaaaaaggatcaAGTGCGAAAAAAATTATTGTCGGATTTGGAAAAAACTGAATTGAAGGCAGAGGTAAAACCCCCTTTTTATAACAacttacaaaatattttataaagataaatggttaaatatttttgttttttgtaggtAGGAATGGAAGAAGAGCCTATATATGAGGACATGACAACCGAGGGACCGTCGCAGGGTAGCGATGTCGAGAACCAACCAATAGACCCCAAGTCATGGAAAGATGGCAATATTGTTACAGTAAAAACAAGTGAAAGCTTTACCcgttgtgaaaaaaaaattatcacattTACGctcttaaaaatgacttttttgggggttttttgggcAGATAACCAAGCTGAGGCTGTACAAGATTACTGCTCTGGTGTGTGACAAATGGCCAACAGATGCAGAGACAGAAGCACACGAGGAGGTAAAGGCAGCTTAActtatttgaaagaaaagaaatatatctATGTATGACACTAATTAAATGTTACTATATGGCTGGCTTAATAATAGGTTGCTGAAACTATGATCGACGGAGCCCTTGCCGGTGGTGATTCAGAAACAAAGGACACAAACAGGGTGTGCAGCAAGCGGGTGTCAGCGGTAGAACCCAAAGAACATGTTGAGGTAAAAGTTACTTAGATAATCttgaaagaaatataaatataaacatatataagGGGAGTTAAATAAAACTATATGTTTTGTGTTTAATAACAGGAAGGGGCTACGGGGCCCAACGGTGCATCAGCCGAGAATGATAATGATGATTCAGAATCAGACGAGAGTACGATTGAGGTAGCACAAATAATTAACCGTaggccttttttatttttaaatgtttgcaacaAAGAATTTAAAACAGGTTTTTACTATGTTTTTGACAGACATCTTCAGAGGATGAAGAGAGGTGGCCTTTGAGCAGAATAACCATAATATGTACCTGTTTTTTTTTGCGTGAAGcaagatgttaaaaaaaagtctgtaaaaaGTAAGGAGGGTGACCAGAAAAGCTGTGAAGATGCCGTTATGGCTGATGTTATTAGAGCTGTTGTAATAAAAGCCATTTACCACTGTttgaaaaaacaactttttgaaAACTGTGCAGCCTGTGCGGTAAATGAGTTCAACCTTTTTAGTCACCCTTGTATTTTTTGGGGTCACTCAGAAGTATTTTATCAGATTAGACATATTTCTTCTAAACTGAATGTGGCCCagcttttaaatataattatagcAGAAGGCTACAAACTGAAAAAGCTTAACATAACCACTGAAACTATAACTGAAGTtgttaaaatgattagggaggtTACAGAAACATCTGACCTGGTGGCCTTGCTGGTAGACCTGTCAAATGAGGTGGCAGCCGATATTGGTCGATCGGTGTGTAGCAGGGTTCGTAAAATGGATTATAAAACTTTTTACGTATCAGCTTCtgaccctaaaggctcaaaaaaaatattaagatgtGTATAAccgtttttatattattttacttaTGCGTTAAAGAAATGTGTATGATTGTTCCGTATATTACTTTGCTGTTGCTTTAAAAGTAAAATGTGTATAGACGTTGCTGTATTAAATaaacacaaaagcaaaaacaaactttTGTGTATACGtgttgtagtaagaggaggccctaagatataaaccttgatatcagaggcccggtatgaggcctgaggcctgaactaaagtaatggttaagactttgctaacataaagcaaagtgaagctgtgagccagaggcaggccctgctcacagaagctggcaaggaaagggctgatgctgcagaaagatacgtacctaaaaggtactgaacactagagtaCCCTGACACTCAGAGATCAGAAACCTTCACACACTTGCaccattccacacagataacaagaacagactgacccatcccaattgACAGGGGCTAAAAGCGGTAATAGATGGCTAGATCTGTTTTGTTCTAACCACAAGTACATAAGTGACGAGCCGGCACCTTACTACGTTAGTAGTATACCTTTACGTAGAGGGGTACTTGCATAAGCCTCCTACGTGAGTGACGCATCGTAGGGTGGTAACTTGTGTACCTGTGTAAGAATGCACACCTCGGGAGGCAATGTCTTTGTCCGGACACTAGGTGGGCAGTgtgaaagtcccaccactgactgagccgagtccatggaccagtatgccctgagttaggctaagaaacctacagggaactactactgtatccgatacggcaataaacctggccgacgtgccttcataccttactagagtctgtggtcattgggggttctcttcgggtctgctgtgtcagctatctgcgcagagctggggcagcacacagagggaacatacacacgcagccgagtgataccaacaaggagagagcagagcaccaaaccggtagcatctgacaacacctcttgGCAACACGTGTGTTTTAAAGCAAGAAGGGTTAAACATGGTGAAGTTGCTAAAGAAAATTTATTACTCTCCCAGAGAAGTTGGAAGTTTTGTGAGTATAACACCCTTATTTCAGGCCGCtaaaaaacactgtaaaactttaaGCAAAAAGCAGGTTGCCGCTTGGCTTACGGATCAAGATGCTTACACTTTACATAAACCGGCAAGgcttaaatttaaaagaaataaaacagttgTGTCTAATGTGGATGCGCAATGGCAGGCAGATTTGGTTGATATGGCCACCTATTCTAACCGCAATGACGGGTcgtaaatatattttaacagtgaTAGATATTTTGTCTAAATACACTTGGGCTGTAACCCTAAAGAATAAAACAGGGAAAGAGGTGGTAAAGGCGTTTAAAGCTATTTTTACAAAAGGCCGCATGCCTCAAAAATTACAAACAGACCGAGGAAAAgagtttttaaacaaagctttaaaGAATCTGTTTAAGCAACATGGGGTACACCATTTTGTTACCAATAACAAAGTCAAAGCCGGGATCGTGGAGAGGTTTAAGAGAACTTTAAAATCAAAGATGTGGAGGTATTTTACCGTCTGTAACACCTTTCGCTACATCAATGTGCTGCAGGCCTTCATAGATGGTTACAACAGAAGTTATCACAGAACTATTAGAGGGTGCCCAATTGATGTGACACAAGCTAATGCGATGAGCGAGTGGAAAACCGTCTACGGgggtagttttaaaataaagactcCACGTgtgatttttaagaaaggaaatcaTATAAGAGTATCTAAAATGAagggcacttttgaaaagggCTATCAGCAAACCTTTACTGATGAAATATTTATCGTGTCAGGGGTTTTATTACGAGGACAAAGGCCTGTGTATGCATTACAAGATTACGGAGGGGAGGAAGTCGCGGGGTCTTTTTACcctgaagaattacaaaaagtAAACCCTAACCAGGACCGCGTTTACAGGGTAGAAAAGATTTTAGCAAAAAAAGGTTGGGgaaaaaacaagtatttttttgtaaaatggaaaGGCTGGCCTAAAAAATTTAACAGTTGAGGTAAAGCATCTCAAGTCCATGACCTTTAATAAAGAGGGAAAAATGACTGAACGAAGTTTTTACATTACCTTACCAAGCAACGCCTCTGCAGGGGCTTTTCCTCAAAATACTAGTTCCAATTTTACAATACAACTAGCCAAGCCTTTAAATTGGATGGGTCAGTGGGATGTCGCTTTATCGGAAATTCATTATTGTCACTCGTGGAACACGGTCCTTTATGATACAACATTTACGTTAGCATCGGAAAAAAAATTTGAACTTACAACATAGATGCCGGTTATTATTCAAGCATTCACCATTTAATAGAAATCATCAACAAGAATATTGACAAAGATACCAAAAAACCAAATGCCAGCATCATTTACAGCTCGGTGACTAGAAGGGTTCAGTTAAAACCAAATGATGGAAAGTACTTTTTTTCCACAAGGGGAAAATTGGCAACAATATTGGGAATACTTTTGGTCCTTGTAGGATAGCACCATACCCCGCAGACATTACGGGAGGATTTAACTCTTTATACGTGTACACGGACATAATGGAACATCAGTTAGTGGGGGACTACTATGTGCCGCTGTTGCGCTGCGTTCCCATCCGCGGTAGCAACAATGAATTTGTTACCATCATGTATGACAAACCGCATTACGTCCCCATGAGTAAGCAGCATATCGGAACCATTTCTATTGAAATAAAGATGGATCAGAATAAACATGTTTCATTTAGTTTTGGGAAGGTAATTGTTAAACTACATTTTCGCCCCAAAAAAGCTGAAGAATGGTGACAATGAAAAACTGCGGGGACCCCTTTATGTATAGAAACTACTACAAGGCCCAGGCTGGTTATGGCTTACCAGGATATCAAGGATTACCCGTTATGTATGAGGCCGGTTTAGGAGGGATATTTCGCAGTCTTTTTAGAAAAGCCGTGCCGCTTTTAAAAAGAGGTTTTGACATTATTAAACCTCACATGAAAACAGCCGCAAAAAATATAACCAAAGACATGAACCATGTGTCTAGTGCCGTTATAAACAAAATAGAAGCCGCATGCCACAGGAAGATTCCGGTTTAGTGGTGATGAGAAGAAAAAGAGCAGCGTTGTGCCAGCCGTTTAAAGGACCTCCtaagccctttaaaaaaaaaaaagttgtcaaaaAACGTCTTAGCCATAAACCTAAAAGGCGCCCTAAGAAGAGGAAGCATCGCGTCATCCGTGGTAAAagggatatattttaaaatggcttttattcATTGTGGCTCTGATGAATGCACCAAATCGGAACTGGATTTATTTCAGATAGCCCCCACACAAACCAGTATCGAGTATAGCTTTTATGTAGAAGTGCCTCCTTTGGCTGCTTTAACGGTGAACGCACCTCTTGAATTTTTTATTTCGGGACATGGAGATCATTACTTAGACCTTAACAACACGCTGCTGTATGTGTGCTGCAAGGTGATAAAAGAAGATGAGTGAGACATTGATGACGATGCCAGGGTGGCCCTAACAAACTACCCCATCGCCACTCTTTTTAACCAGCTGGGTGTTACTTTAGGCGACCGTCTTACTAGTCAGAGCAACAATTGTTACCCTTATAGAGCCTTAATGGAGCTAATTTTGAACTACAGCCATGACACCCTCGCTATGCAGTTTTCGACAGGTGGGTTTTATAAAGACATGGTGGGGGGCCACGAAAACACCCTTTTGGTCGGCGAGGCTAAAGAGGGATTTATAAGCAGGGCTGGACTAacggccagcagcaggaagctggatTTGCTGGGACCTTTACACAGCGAtttgttttttcaagaaaaactcCTGAACGGCgtggatttaaaaattaaactgataCGTAGCAAAGATGTTTTTTGCCTCATGAGTGGAAATGCCAACCAGAATTATAAAGTTCACATTATTTCAGTGtccctgtttgtaaaatgggtaAAAGTAACCCCGGGGGTTCGTTTGGGGCACGCTGAAGCTTTAATGACCGCCAATGCTAAGTACCCGTTAGACCGGGTGGGCATAAAGATGTTTAGCATTCCGGCCGGCAGTCGTGTCAGTAACCAGGAAAACCTTTTTTTGGGACAGCTACCCAAGCAGCTTGTAATCGGTTTTATAGATAACGACGCCTTCAGCGGCAACTACATTAAAAACCCTTTTAACTTTAAACATTATAACATTAATTTTGTGGCCTTGTACGTGGATGGTGAACAGTTGCCAGCAAAACCCCTACAACTcgattttgaaaatggaaactgTGTGAGGGAGTACATG includes:
- the LOC116826459 gene encoding uncharacterized protein LOC116826459 yields the protein MSMYKMPTEAKKPELPQGTPIRVQKRRPLYSYFANEKGLLLSPTFYPEIEPKKEEDFMEPQPFVKEKKDQVRKKLLSDLEKTELKAEVGMEEEPIYEDMTTEGPSQGSDVENQPIDPKSWKDGNIVTITKLRLYKITALVCDKWPTDAETEAHEEVAETMIDGALAGGDSETKDTNRVCSKRVSAVEPKEHVEEGATGPNGASAENDNDDSESDENIFRG